TCTACCTCCAACTCATCTCCTCCCTGAAATGAATTGACTAAAACTCATTAGCTAAGTTCTACCCGCTATTTCTTCTAAGAGAGGACCCTCCTATAATCTATTTATTACCCCTACCTTCAATAAAATCTCTCTTTTTCTAGTACATACATCACCGAAAAATTCCATAATCCAAATGTGAGTTTTCTATTGACAAACTTCAATCACCTCATAATCCCCCACTCCCctccccccccacccccacccccaccgccaaaaaaaaaaaatccatcaaATTACAACCCACCATTCCTTAACCAACCTTTGAAAAACATAGGGGCCAtttttggtatcattgtcaaaattatgaaaacaaaaactataaacaaaactaaaccaaaaacagaaactaaaaacccGCAACTTGCGTGCCGAtattaccttctttgagtctacaccatactataTCAATTCTTTAAGTCGTGCTAACCTTATTAGTCCTTGCCTCTAATTAGTCTTCCAAATTTCAGCCTACTATCTCGTCCCAATCTCCTACATTATCATCTCAGTTGAATCCTTCTAGTCACTTGGATCATCCCCATTTGCAAGTATGCATAGACAATGACTTAAGGGAGGAGAGGCCCCTTTAAATGCTAGTGCTATACCTTTTGTTTCCCATGATATTGACAGTTCTATTGTCATCTGAAAACAAAAAAAGGCATGTGTACCCTATATCCAATCCCTAATCTTGTTtgttatgacttcttatcaccctcaTATTCTTAATCTATTACCATGTTATCAAATGTTCCCTTCCCAAGACTGTGTTTAAAGCCTTATTCCACTCTAGGTGGAGGGTTGCAATGGTTGAAGATATGCGTTTCTTACAAGACAATGATACTTTGGAACTGATGCCTATTTCAATTGATAAGTATATGGTTGGATATTGCTAGGTGTACATTGTGAATTTCAATCATATTGGTTCCGTGGCTTGCCTACATGCTTGTCATGTTGCCAAATGatatacttaggtgtatggttGGGACTATTTTGACACATTCTCCCCACTCACTAAACTTACTTTAGTCTAGCTTTTTATCTCATTGGCCACCACTTCTCATTGGCCTTTTCTTCAAGAACACCTTCCTACATGGAGATTTTCAAGaagaggtctatatggagcaaccacctaaaGTTTGTCCCTTCAGAGGAGTCAACATTGGTGTGTCATCtcaagaaatctttatatggtcTGAAGCAATCTCCCATAGCATAGTAGAGTAACTAAATTGGTTGCAATAGTACTTGAGTTTGACGTAATGATCCAACTTCCAAGTGTCGTAGTGCTTGAGTTTGACCTTCAATGGTGAGTTGTGATTGACTTATATTCTATCATGTTGCTCGTAGGATTTTGTTGGTTGCGTATCAGGGATTTTGGATGACATTGTGATAGCAAGGTATCCAAAACAAGAAGCATTTTCTACAAACCAAATTTTAGACTCAAGATTTGGggccattgaaatacttcttgggtatagaaatGTCTAGATCGCATATGGGGATTGTTTTGTCACAGGAAAAGTATGTTCTAGATATTTTAGATGAGACTGAGATGTTGGTATCAAACATGTTACATACACCTATGAATCCTAACAGCAGTACTTCttgatatgggtgatttgctaacTAACTCTAGATGCAAAGACTTGTTGCAAAGTTAAACTCTCCCACATATctttatatggtttgaagcaaTCTCCCAAAGCACAGTTGGGCATTTGGATTGTTTGTAGTAGTGCTTGAGTTTGACATAGTAATCCTAGTGTTGTAGTGCTGAAGTTTGACCTTCGATGGTGTGTTGTGATCACTTTGTTTTCTATCGCCTTGCTCGTAGGATCTTGTTGGTTGTGTATCTAGATGACATTGTGATAGCAAGGTATTCAAAGCATGAAGCATTTTCTACAAACCAAATTTTAGACTAAAGATTTTGGGCTATTGAAATACTACTCGGGTATAGAAATGTCTAGATCACGTATGGGGATTTTTTTGTCATGGGAAAAGTATGTTCTAGTTATTTTTATATCAATCTGAGATGTTGGCATCAAACATGTTAGCCACGCCTATGGATCCTAACAGCGGTACTTCCAAATGTGGGTGATTTGCTAACTAACTCTAGAAGTAAAGACTTGCTGCAAAGTTAAACTCTCTCTCAGTCATTAGGGTAGATATATCTTTCATAACGAGtgttttaagccaaatttggaaTCTCCCAAAACAAGTCATGGGGGTGTTGTCATTCATATCCTGCATTACCTTAAAAGTACACCTAGGAGAGGTCTCTTACATCATGATCAACACACTCTTCTGCAGAAACTCATCCCAATCACTCATGTGAACTACAAATACAAACTTGTTGATTTGTTCATAAACATTTTTTTTGGGAAGGGGGGCACTTGAATTAAAACCAAtttaacaagctaggagcatagaATAcctatgctccagcttgaggggttGTGTTGGTAAGGGTGTGATTATTAATAAAGAAGAAGACCTATTGCTGTGATTAGGTTCTCCAATTTACTAGACATTCTCAACAATATTAATGCCAATGATGGTGATAGTGataacaatttaaaatttaaaaaataaaaataaaaagaagagagagagagaagaaatgtTACTTCATTTTACCTAATGATACTAATGTTGGTGAGAGTTATagtgatgatatatatatatatatatatagagagagagagagagagatagagagagagtgcgTTCAATTTCACTAAAATAAAAACAAGCTTCACATGCATAAATTACCATGGAACGCTGCGCTGAGAATATTGCATTCATAACTGCAACGTATCTGTGAGGAATGAAAACCATTTGATGTAAAAGCCAATATAAGCATAATTGTAGATCATGAGAAAGATCAAATGATCATATGGACAAACTGTTCAGGGCCGTCTGGGGAACACTGCAAGCATAAAATCTGCCACCATAGGTTAGTAACTTCATTAGGGGGATGTATCAacttgaaataataaaaaagCAACAAAAATGTCAAATATTAGAAGGAAATTTAGGTCTTCAAGAAGCCATCCCGACCCAACAAATTATGCTAAACTCAACTAAACTAGCTTATACGTGGGGATGTTtgtatgccaaaaaaaaaaaaaaaacagcttaAAATATGGCTTTGAGAAATAAGATGTTGCACATTTCACATATCTGCACTTGAAGTCAGAAACAAATATatacacacaacacacacacacagactcATGGacattaaacattttttaaaaaacctGGAATTTTTATactgcatgttttttttttatcaccAAAATTTGGATATTTTACTTGTTTCTATCTTTTATCTGAAGAATTGAAGAGAAATTAAATACTCTTCAGCCCATTCACTATCTCTACAAACTTATTTCTTTCAATTAATCACCGAGTTTGATTGACCCTTTCAAGTTCAACAACTGAAAAGGATCACTGAATGGTGCTTTCATTAACTTTAGTCCCCTTGTTGATCAGTGTTTGCAGTAAGCAGGAAATGTCAATGGCAATAGCTAAATTTTCTATGTCAAGCTCATAAGAAAAAAAACTTAATGATGCGATACTGCTAAAGAGAAACCGAAGCAATTGTGTGCAATGTTTTTGGACACAAAGTCTGTTAACCTTGGGTATCAACTATCAAGACAAACGCTTAGTGATTTGGCTAACTAATGCAGTTTAACATGCAGTGATACTTTGCCAGGTTGAACAGAATGTCATTTCTACAACTGCAAAACTTATCTGGACTCTGAAGGTACAAAAATTTTGGGGATCAATCCTTAATTCCTTATGCATTAGCATGGAACAAATCTTGCCTGCAATATTGTACCATGGAATTCGATAGTGAAAGGCTTGCTTAATTCCCCACTGCAACCCCACAACCAGCATACAGCCCTTAATCAAATACATATTAAACAACTCATATAAATTAACATAGGCATTAATTTCTCACCCAAAGAAAAAAGTCCATTAAATTGTGATTGTAAGTTCACAGGCATGCAAAGCACATGCTTCTTCCAGTTACGAATATACCTTATCAGATTCAATTCATGAGAAATAGTTGAAAATTGCGAGTAAATCACTGGTAGAACTTTCACAATTTTAAATTATCAACTCATTAAGTGtgtaaaattttgtttaaaaCACTCACTCGAGGTTGGGGATGAAGCGGCCCTGACCGAAACACTCTTTGTATATCTATTcatcaaatcaaatcaaacacTTCTTAAGTACACATAATGAAAATTAGCACACAAACACGAACCCACACATGCGGGCACACAAAGAAAGATTCTGTATTAAGGATACAACAGAGAGCCATCGACAAAGACCCAGACATAAGCGAAGAACAAGTCCCGTCAACTGAATCTTCCTTGTTCAATTGCTCATCCCTAATCACAAATTCCTCCAATTTCTGTAATAATTTGGAACAAAGAGCAGGCATTCGTCCATTTTCCGAACTCTGATCAGTGGCCAAGGCCGAAGATGAATCATATATGCAGCCGCAAGAATTTACCCCGGTGGCGATTACAACCACCTGGTTGAACTGGTTGAGGAGGAGAATTGAATTAAGAAACGACAGAACCTGCAAAGTTGTAAAAATTATAAGGTAGAATCAAAAACAAAGAGCATAAATGAGTAACATCTTGGAAGTAGTATATTGTCAGCAGCCAGgaaaaaacattaaaatctaatTTCAGCTCCTAAAAGAAAGAATTTTAGTTCCAAAATTCTAAATAGGCAAGTGGGGATTTTGAATAGAGAAATTTAGGGTCGTACATTAGAGAGAAAGttggagaaagagagagaagtgTTAGGTGAACTCCAGAAGAAAGGATTGGTGTCGAGCAAGACCATGAGGAGACTAACGTCATCTGCAAGAAACCAGCAATACTCAAATGAGGAGAGATAAGAAtgatgtgtgtgcgtgtgtgtgtgtgtgtgtgagagagagagagagagagagagacctgaaTAGAGCTTGGAAGGGACCGACGCCATGGCCCTCGTTTCAAGGTCTGCAGGCTGATGTATTTTGAATTTGGCCTTCTTAAACAAGGAATGGGGAAAGCtgggagttttttcccgttttattattaaaaataaataaaatgtcaaATAATACTctggaaaaattttcccaaactaatgctcacATAATACTGCAAGATTTAAACTGATGTACCGCTAAAAAGACGACGCGTGGCAAGAAGTGAACTAAATCTCACAgttccaagctgcgagatttaaagagaACAGCTAACAGGAAGTTGACGCGTGGCACGGAGGGAAGAAAATCGCACAGcttcaagctgcgagatttgtctGTATTCTGAGTTAATTATGCATTTTTGTATTACATCAATTTTATTACGCAAATAATATTTATGtaacaatatgataataataaaaaatgaatgctAAAGTAAAAGAacttgaatatttttaaaaattgaaattattttttttaatttagtggtAGTTGAGCAAacacatatataatatatttttttcataaaattaattaattatttttgaattatttatttttaaaacttactttaatttattttatataacaatataaattaAGAAGTGAGCTAgaaattggaaattttttttaaagttatattCCAGCTAGTCGGTgagttcaaaaataaattttattaaagttAAAAAAACTCGACCCGAGTTTTGTCTGTAATaatgatacaatttttttaatgaatactatattatatatatatatatttatatatttctgaatataATATATGGATTAATTTAAGGTATTCTTTAAAAATTTATGAGTGATTCAtcaatttaaaattcaattgagATTAGGAGTTTAAGTTATTGGACTTTTTTCCTGTTTAAAGTGTAGCAGTCAAAACATTTTTCTTgttaattatttctttttaaaacttttcaattttcaaaagcatAAAACTTGTGTTATATGTGAAATAAATAGGCAACCCTTCTAGACTATGGTCAAATGGAACAACATTGTACGACTGTTGTACTGatttgtaattaattaaaaaatattacctAATTAAGTCaccttcaaaatttattttattaggGAATTATattaggatttaaaaaaaaaaataatcaattattagATGCATGAAGAGTGTGAACTATTGCGTAGAAACAATTTTAATAGAAATTCAATTTACAACCCCCGAGTCATTAAGGATGGgactattaaaaaatatttgaaaatcgatataattcaaaattttgatctTAACTGAATTCAAAACTCGTTTAATAGATTTGTTCGGTTTGgtttcgattttttttttaatagtcttTAGTTATCACTTCAATTTCAACTTTAAATCTAATTAAAGCGTGACATAATAATTTCTTACATGTAGTGGTAAATCAAGTTAGAATTTTTTAAAGGATGGAGGGGAAGAGATTGGGACAAAATTGTTAAGTTTCCACGCACACTTAAATGTCTAATTTGTTTTCAATGTCTTGGAAAATTATAGGAAAATTAGCTTAAAAAAATTtatgctatttttttttaatacacaagTAATCTTACTTTGACTGCCCACGACACTAAATACATCGCCAAGAGTAAAATTCATTAACCAAATACCATAcaaattttagcgatacgaattTTGCAGTAAAAGATAATTCAATTTCAGGAATTAACTTAACTCTAGGCATGcaaattttagcgatacgaattatgtgtcattttttatatttggcaGTATTTAATTCTTTAGAGCAAAGGTCGAATCTTTCACtgtttagttaaataaaagttattttattcatctcaatttaatttgaaaaattatataaaaaaaacttcaagagtatgaagtgtgcacaagacacatgactatacaaatgaaattaaaataatcaaatattatacaagtgaaataaaaataatcaatgatatatacaaaagaataaaaaaataatcaatactatacaaatgaaatcaaaacaattaatcatatacatacaaatcaaatgcaacgaaaataatgctaaactactccgtgccgcagcgaggtcgtctgcggggtcgtggtggctgccgtctgcatCTACCCTCTCCCTGCTGGTCAGCAGCATCAGGTGTCCTGTCCCGTCGTCCTAGATATGGATCCTCTCCGCCAAGAGGTACTAcataatcatcatcatccatGCGAAGCGCATGCTGTGAGAACTGATACAATGTCTTGGGACGAGAACGAGGCGGCATGAGGGGTGCATCAACCTCCACCCCATTGAAAAGATcttccaataaaaatgacatcgatggggtagcagcagagtCGGCTGGGGCATCAGCAGGTCTACTCGATGGTCCGGCAATATCAGCTACAGTGGAAGGTGCATAAGGCGCTCACGGGCTGAACACGTACTCTACCTGTACGACTGGTGGCGAGGACATGGGAGTCACTAGACGACTAGatgtcgtcctcctcgtactggagctggttGACCTCCTCGTGCTGATACatcaggtcgacctcctcgtCCTGGGATCTGTCGACCGTCCTCGTGGATGAGGTCCAatgcagcactcatcaatcggtggatTGCAGGATCGGACGAGATCTggtctgcctcaatgactatgtcagcctgcaCGAGATGAAAA
The sequence above is a segment of the Malania oleifera isolate guangnan ecotype guangnan chromosome 8, ASM2987363v1, whole genome shotgun sequence genome. Coding sequences within it:
- the LOC131162383 gene encoding general transcription and DNA repair factor IIH subunit TFB4 isoform X4, with the translated sequence MASVPSKLYSDDVSLLMVLLDTNPFFWSSPNTSLSFSNFLSNVLSFLNSILLLNQFNQVVVIATGVNSCGCIYDSSSALATDQSSENGRMPALCSKLLQKLEEFVIRDEQLNKEDSVDGTCSSLMSGSLSMALCYIQRVFRSGPLHPQPRILCLQCSPDGPEQYVAVMNAIFSAQRSMVPIDSCVIGAQHSAFLQQASYITGGVYLKPQLLDGLFQYLTTVFATDLHSRRFLQLPRPVGVDFRASCFCHKNTIDMGYICSVCLSIFCKHHKKCSTCGVWKESRWVSIVDVCIVCCLVGIWLERNARIFTGQPLVRPNLRQQIRREKPQKHNLNLRISPCSPS
- the LOC131162383 gene encoding general transcription and DNA repair factor IIH subunit TFB4 isoform X3, which encodes MASVPSKLYSDDVSLLMVLLDTNPFFWSSPNTSLSFSNFLSNVLSFLNSILLLNQFNQVVVIATGVNSCGCIYDSSSALATDQSSENGRMPALCSKLLQKLEEFVIRDEQLNKEDSVDGTCSSLMSGSLSMALCYIQRVFRSGPLHPQPRILCLQCSPDGPEQYVAVMNAIFSAQRSMVPIDSCVIGAQHSAFLQQASYITGGVYLKPQLLDGLFQYLTTVFATDLHSRRFLQLPRPVGVDFRASCFCHKNTIDMGYICSVCLSIFCKHHKKCSTCGVWKESRWVSIVDVCIVCCLVGIWLERNARIFTGQPLVRPNLRQQIRREKPQKHNLNLRVWCFPVVFLLLFTL
- the LOC131162383 gene encoding general transcription and DNA repair factor IIH subunit TFB4 isoform X5 — encoded protein: MASVPSKLYSDDVSLLMVLLDTNPFFWSSPNTSLSFSNFLSNVLSFLNSILLLNQFNQVVVIATGVNSCGCIYDSSSALATDQSSENGRMPALCSKLLQKLEEFVIRDEQLNKEDSVDGTCSSLMSGSLSMALCYIQRVFRSGPLHPQPRILCLQCSPDGPEQYVAVMNAIFSAQRSMVPIDSCVIGAQHSAFLQQASYITGGVYLKPQLLDGLFQYLTTVFATDLHSRRFLQLPRPVGVDFRASCFCHKNTIDMGYICSVCLSIFCKHHKKCSTCGSTFGQAQSSAADKKRKTPET